The window GGTTTGATCAGGAAGCTGCAACAGGCGAAGTCGCCCCCTCGGCACCCATCCTCCCCGCTCCTGAGACCGTTTGAAACAGACCTTGCGATCTCATCCGCCTTATCTTTTTAAGACATCGAGATCGTCACCGCTAAATTTTGATGGCAACATCGCTTCGGACTCCTGAGATCGGTTCCGCAACACACGCAACTCGGTCTGCGAAAAAAGCTGATAATGGCCGAAGGCTGCTGTTCCGATGCCCCCTCGGACATCTTTTTCGATCAAAACAGTCTTGTCTTTCGTCGTTTTCCACTCGCTCTTTGGCTTGAGGCCGATATACAAATCGGAGAAATCGACCCCGCTCATAGGATCGGTGGCAACCTCGGCACGTCCGGTCTTTGAGATAACCGTCTTTACTTCGGGAAATTCCATCAATACTTTCTCAGCCTCGGTCGTCGTTCCTTTATTGATTGTTCGAGGAAACACCGGCAATTGCTGAACCTGAACCGCAAGGTCGCCTTCGTCAAGTCGCGGTATAAACTCTGAACCTAAAGGGAAAGATCGGCGCCGGAAATGACGACCAAAACAATCGCTATCGCTATCGCCGGCTTGCGGGCGATATTTCGCCATGGAATTGTACCCGCCGGTTTGTAGATCTGCTTTGCCCAACGGATCAAAAGCTTTCCTTCTCCGAAACATTACCTCGCAAGTATCAATGTAAGCATCGCCGGAAAAGGGTCAAGTGACAGAGAAACGGGCCTAAGAAGCAAAGATCACCGTCAAAGCCATCGGCACGAACATCTTGCCCTCGATACCGCGAAGACTGAGGATAGGCAGATAAACTATCGCGATGATCGCAACGGCAAAAACGACAGGCCGTGCGACTTCGAGACACGCTTCGAGAATTGTGCGTTCACGGCGGTTCACGAGATCCTTCATGTCTGCGCCTCCGCCCGGCGACGGGCGACGTTCTCGGACCATTACCACCGCCCCGTCAACGATCAACCCAAAATCCAGTGCACCCAGACTCATCAGGTTTCCTGATACGTTGAAAATTCTCATCAGAATCGCGGCAAATAACATCGACAGCGGAATGATGTCGCAACCAACAATGCTCCACGCCAGTTTCCCCAGTAGCACCAGCAAAACCAAGATCCCCAGAATTGCCGCACCTTCCAGTAGATTCTTTCCCACCCGTCGCGATCGCCCTTTGACTAAGAGAAGTCCGGTCGTAGAATGGCTCGATGGTTACGCCCTTCGGCAGAGTTTTGCTGATCTCATCGATCTTCGCCTGGACGCGTTCGGCAACGCTGCGGAATTTTCGCCTTTCAGCATAATCGCTATACCCGGAAACGATCTCGCCTTCTCCGTTGGCAGTGAAGCTGCACCCTGTCGGATACTTTGGCCCTCGACAACTTCGCCGAGATCGCGGACAAATATCGGAACACCTTCCTTGCCGGCTTGACCACGATGTTGGTAATGTCGTCCATCTTTTCGACAAGACCAACGCCTCGCAACAAATACTGTTCCGCACCTTTTCGAATATAACCGCCGCCGACCGTGCCGTTATTTGCGGTTACCGCCTCGTGAACATCATGGCGTCAATCCGTAGGATTGCAGCTTTCGGGCGATAGACGCACCTCATACTTTTGCCGTAGCCGCCGTGCGAATTGACTTCGGTCACACCCGGAACGCCCATCAACTGTCGGCGAATATTCCAGTCGTGGATCGTCCTGAGGTCGGTCGCCGTGTAATTGCTTCCCGGTTCGGGCGG is drawn from Acidobacteriota bacterium and contains these coding sequences:
- a CDS encoding efflux RND transporter permease subunit, which codes for MFRRRKAFDPLGKADLQTGGYNSMAKYRPQAGDSDSDCFGRHFRRRSFPLGSEFIPRLDEGDLAVQVQQLPVFPRTINKGTTTEAEKVLMEFPEVKTVISKTGRAEVATDPMSGVDFSDLYIGLKPKSEWKTTKDKTVLIEKDVRGGIGTAAFGHYQLFSQTELRVLRNRSQESEAMLPSKFSGDDLDVLKR
- a CDS encoding efflux RND transporter permease subunit encodes the protein MGKNLLEGAAILGILVLLVLLGKLAWSIVGCDIIPLSMLFAAILMRIFNVSGNLMSLGALDFGLIVDGAVVMVRERRPSPGGGADMKDLVNRRERTILEACLEVARPVVFAVAIIAIVYLPILSLRGIEGKMFVPMALTVIFAS